One Chaetodon trifascialis isolate fChaTrf1 chromosome 12, fChaTrf1.hap1, whole genome shotgun sequence DNA window includes the following coding sequences:
- the ankrd50l gene encoding ankyrin repeat domain-containing protein 50 produces the protein MSDPQEQMSSSGFGSLLQGRRFYCREWALDKLRRCLDTRSVPGHPSGVLVMGGPGAGKTALCTEVVWPTSKSGLAVGLAPRCLASHFCQREDQRSTVLWRFVLGLVEQLMASPLLSPAYKDILKSPSVSSALEPLTCQRDPDDTFKRTVLGPLLDIPPPAQTLMVVVDSLDVGYGPGEGSGKSGSIAELLAANQHLLPSWLLLVCSVRRHNKAVCKMFSGFRKLCLDDLRKPLPVRDVQQYILCRLDEEAALRRQLTPDTADMLNLLHIKSGGCLLFLERVLDGVAGALVGLREIRDIPGTLNGLYLWLCQRLFPRGLFVYVRPLLNVLLAAPSPLTPQQLFTAVWTHDTLLSLQDFQNKLRTLSPLLIDGPGGTKLLFHASFAEWLTDVKYCTQKYLCSKTEGHSMLAMALTLQGPHLDIDDTCQLATHLVYSGHHKNNPSLLALWMLWIGVPAFSPSSSSSLTTSLNQPPVVLNQEVLQLLMRSGLISADFFSDADPSVEVHCIGDEETNLRQAFEREVSVKKLLDSGVFVNHPSSTDRQTLLASAAHEGSANVAELLLTRGYDPLDSDQQGQTPLSLASRQGHVKVLCVLLEWARSQEPETAVRMMEHVDNEGWTALRSAAWGGHSEAVRLLLDAGADVDGCDSEGRTALRAAAWGGHEEIVLTLLDYGAQVDKPDSKGRTPLIAAAYMGHHEAVEILLDHNAEVDLADGDGRTALSVAALCVPTAAGVKGYGEVASLLLERGADPGHRDHDGMTPLLLAAYEGHDDVVELLLEAGADVDETAGPDGSVSAAAAVTPLLAAAAMGHMKTVSRLLFWGAAVDAIDCEGRTALCLAAARGSVEVVRALLDRGLDENHKDDLGWTPLHAAACEGHRAVCAALTERGSMARVGEMDIEGRTPLILAAQEGHWSTVRLLLDRRSPIDHRAYDGHSALSGTLLEGHAEVAELLMRRGADTDVRDAEGRPLLYLLVLERRLEMAALLIEKGGVPLESRDPEGRTALHVGSWQGCVEMVDLLLKHGANPNAQDTEGRPPIHSVAWTGHAEVGRHLLEASGVNIDLACCQGATALSIAAQEGHANIVAMLLERGANPDHMDKYGRTPVKVAGKHGHYNIVRLLESYGAKPYVGLLSNSHTFSPAKPTKILSSGISETNGGEVTATTSSSSVSSPGSTAERFHSMQSSQTSSTCHSLATVQTVPADSLSFIQQIQQHSLPRSRSRPSTLPPPGSSGLGSLHGSSQRHPKCSASPTICTVTAMVHNCELPQKGLSSGHEYHDIMNKQNSNFIKTDRTNFAGGKWHSVMASLGIMPGQDSPAVGAKNRESPPLGYPYRLQSPLQGEAWDSLPQKNILPPACYNFTPVPPCSALPEDVMVTMTTTDPQLNLKQAIKLQFEGPTSAALYKRETPL, from the exons ATGTCAGATCCCCAGGAACAAATGAGTAGCAGTGGATTTGGCAGCTTGCTCCAGGGCAGGCGTTTCTATTGCCGGGAATGGGCCCTGGACAAGCTGCGGCGCTGCCTGGACACCCGCTCCGTGCCGGGGCATCCGTCGGGGGTGCTGGTGATGGGGGGCCCTGGAGCTGGCAAGACCGCCCTGTGCACTGAGGTGGTGTGGCCCACCTCGAAGTCAGGCCTGGCAGTTGGGCTGGCACCGCGCTGCCTGGCCTCCCACTTCTGCCAGAGGGAGGATCAGAGGAGTACGGTGCTGTGGAGGTTTGTCCTGGGCCTGGTGGAGCAGCTGATggcctcacctctcctctctcctgcctaCAAAGACATCCTCAAGAGCCCGTCTGTATCCTCTGCTCTGGAACCTCTCACCTGTCAAAGAGACCCTGATGACACCTTCAAGAG AACAGTGTTGGGACCCCTGTTGGacattcctcctcctgcccaGACTCTGATGGTGGTGGTAGACTCCTTGGATGTGGGATATGGGCCAGGTGAAGGAAGTGGGAAGAGCGGCTCCATTGCAGAGCTCCTGGCCGCCAATCAGCATCTGCTGcccagctggctgctgctggtctgctctGTCCGCCGCCACAACAAGGCTGTATGCAAGATGTTCTCAG GTTTTCGTAAGCTTTGTCTGGATGATCTGCGGAAGCCCCTGCCAGTCCGTGATGTGCAACAGTACATCCTCTGCCGACTGGATGAAGAAGCAGCACTTCGCCGTCAGCTCACCCCTGACACTGCTGACATGCTAAATCTGCTGCACATTAAGAGCGGTGGCTGCTTGCTCTTCCTTGAGCGTGTGCTGGATGGTGTGGCAGGTGCATTGGTGGGTCTGCGGGAGATCCGGGACATCCCTGGGACTCTCAATGGCCTCTACCTGTGGTTGTGCCAGAGACTGTTCCCTCGGGGCCTCTTTGTCTATGTCAGGCCTCTCCTCAATGTCCTCTTGGCAGCCCCAAGCCCCCTCACACCCCAGCAGCTGTTCACAGCAGTCTGGACACATGACACCTTGCTCAGTCTCCAGGACTTCCAGAACAAGCTTCGaaccctctctcctctcctgattgATGGCCCCGGTGGCACCAAACTACTTTTTCATGCCAGTTTTGCTGAGTGGCTGACAGATGTTAAGTATTGCACACAGAAATACCTGTGTAGCAAAACAGAGGGTCACAGCATGCTTGCCATGGCTCTAACTTTGCAGGGTCCCCACCTGGACATTGACGACACTTGCCAGCTAGCCACACATTTAGTTTACTCAGGGcaccacaaaaataatccctcATTATTGGCACTGTGGATGCTGTGGATAGGTGTGCCTGCTTTTTCTCCCAGCAGCAGTAGTTCCCTCACCACATCCTTAAACCAGCCTCCTGTTGTGCTCAATCAGGAAGTCCTTCAGTTGTTAATGAGGAGTGGACTAATCTCTGCAGACTTTTTTTCAGATGCTGATCCAAGTGTTGAAGTGCATTGCATAGGTGATGAGGAAACTAATTTACGACAGGCGTTTGAAAGGGAGGTGTCTGTAAAGAAGCTGCTAGACAGTGGGGTGTTTGTAAACCACCCTAGTTCTACAGATAGACAGACCTTGCTTGCCAGTGCAGCCCACGAAGGTTCTGCAAATGTAGCTGAACTTCTCCTGACACGTGGATATGATCCACTGGACAGTGATCAACAAGGTCAAACACCACTGTCTTTGGCTTCCAGGCAGGGTCATGTCAAAGTGTTGTGTGTGCTCCTGGAGTGGGCCAGGAGCCAGGAGCCAGAAACTGCAGTGCGAATGATGGAGCATGTTGACAATGAAGGCTGGACAGCACTGCGCTCTGCAGCTTGGGGAGGACACAGTGAGGCTGTCCGACTTCTGCTGGATGCAGGAGCAGATGTGGATGGATGCGACAGTGAGGGCCGTACTGCTCTTAGAGCTGCTGCATGGGGGGGTCATGAGGAAATTGTCTTGACACTGCTGGACTATGGAGCCCAGGTTGACAAACCTGACAGCAAGGGCCGAACACCACTTATTGCTGCTGCCTATATGGGACATCATGAAGCTGTGGAGATATTGCTGGACCATAATGCAGAAGTTGACTTAGCTGATGGAGATGGGCGCACTGCTCTGTCAgttgctgctctctgtgtgccAACAGCAGCTGGGGTCAAAGGTTATGGTGAGGTAGCCAGTTTGTTACTGGAGCGTGGTGCAGATCCAGGACACAGAGATCATGATGGAATGACACCATTGCTTCTTGCAGCCTACGAGGGCCATGACGACGTAGTTGAGCTTCTGCTAGAAGCTGGAGCTGATGTAGATGAGACTGCTGGCCCGGATGgcagtgtctctgctgcagctgctgttactCCCCTGCTGGCAGCTGCAGCAATGGGCCACATGAAGACAGTGTCACGGCTGCTTTTCTGGGGAGCAGCTGTAGACGCCATTGATTGTGAAGGAAGAACAGCACTCTGCCTGGCAGCAGCAAGAGGCAGCGTCGAAGTTGTCCGTGCCCTGCTGGACCGAGGCCTGGATGAGAACCACAAGGATGACCTCGGCTGGACTCCATTGCACGCTGCTGCCTGTGAAGGCCATCGGGCTGTATGTGCTGCTTTGACAGAGCGAGGCAGCATGGCACGTGTTGGAGAGATGGACATTGAAGGACGCACCCCTCTTATACTGGCTGCCCAGGAAGGTCACTGGAGCACTGTCAGGCTGTTGTTGGACAGACGTTCTCCCATCGACCACAGGGCGTATGATGGACATTCTGCCTTGAGTGGCACCCTGTTGGAGGGCCATGCTGAGGTTGCAGAGCTGCTTATGAGGCGAGGAGCTGATACTGATGTCCGGGATGCGGAAGGAAGGCCTCTGCTCTACCTCCTGGTACTGGAGCGTCGCCTGGAAATGGCTGCTCTCCTCATAGAGAAGGGGGGCGTGCCGCTGGAGTCCAGAGACCCTGAGGGCCGTACAGCACTTCATGTGGGTTCATGGCAGGGATGTGTGGAGATGGTAGACTTACTTCTGAAGCATGGGGCAAACCCCAATGCACAGGATACAGAAGGGAGACCCCCAATACATTCAGTGGCTTGGACAGGACATGCTGAAGTAGGACGTCACCTCCTAGAAGCCAGTGGTGTCAATATAGACCTTGCTTGCTGCCAGGGGGCAACAGCTCTGAGCATTGCTGCCCAGGAAGGACATGCCAATATTGTTGCAATGCTTCTGGAAAGAGGTGCCAATCCTGATCACATGGATAAATATGGCCGTACTCCAGTCAAAGTGGCTGGGAAGCATGGGCACTATAACATTGTCAGGCTCTTGGAAAGCTATGGAGCCAAGCCATATGTAGGCCTGTTGTCTAACTCTCATACTTTCTCCCCTGCAAAACCCACCAAGATCCTCTCTTCAGGCATCTCAGAGACTAATGGAGGTGAAGTCACAGCCacaacctcctcctcttcagtatCTTCTCCTGGCTCAACTGCAGAACGATTCCACTCGATGCAGAGCTCCCAGACCTCATCTACCTGCCACTCGCTGGCCACAGTGCAGACAGTGCCAGCTGACAGCCTCAGCTTTATTCAGCAGATCCAACAGCACTCACTGCCCCGCAGTCGTAGCCGTCCTTCCACCCTCCCCCCACCAGGGAGCTCAGGCCTGGGCAGCCTCCATGGAAGCAGCCAGAGGCATCCCAAATGCAGCGCTTCTCCCACTATTTGCACAGTCACTGCGATGGTGCACAACTGTGAATTGCCTCAGAAAGGCTTGTCGTCTGGACATGAATACCACGAcataatgaacaaacaaaactcaAACTTTATAAAAACAGACAGGACTAATTTCGCTGGTGGTAAATGGCACTCAGTCATGGCTTCCCTGGGGATCATGCCAGGGCAAGACAGCCCTGCAGTAGGTGCTAAAAACAGAGAGAGTCCTCCTTTGGGCTACCCATACAGGCTACAGAGCCCACTTCAAGGGGAAGCCTGGGATTCTCTACCCCAGAAGAACATTTTGCCACCTGCTTGCTACAATTTTACCCCAGTCCCACCTTGTAGTGCCTTGCCAGAAGATGTTATGGTCACTATGACAACTACAGACCCGCAACTTAATCTGAAACAGGCCATCAAACTGCAGTTTGAGGGTCCCACCAGTGCAGCCTTATACAAGAGAGAGACACCCCTGTGA